Proteins encoded together in one Chitinophagaceae bacterium window:
- a CDS encoding sugar transferase, with product MHLQNNSKHVLKTALNSTAQSRQNVRLWREVESPGENRRIELETRYDELTKKGFYGKRLTDVILGTAGFLIFTFLFPFIALGIKIASPGPVIFKQKRIGLFGKSFTCYKFRTMHLIEMKSKNGEPVITEKGDQRIFKFGQFLRKMNLDELPQILNVLQGQMSLVGPRPYTVDECRYWDEIFDDHYYRYILAPGVTGLAQANGFRGGTLDEHKMRKRLDYDLIYTEKSSLLLDFQIIWLTIYRMFVRKTNGH from the coding sequence ATACACCTACAAAATAATAGTAAGCACGTTTTGAAAACAGCTCTAAACTCTACCGCACAAAGCCGGCAAAACGTTCGTTTATGGAGAGAAGTAGAAAGTCCTGGCGAAAATCGACGAATTGAACTAGAGACCCGATATGATGAACTGACAAAAAAAGGATTTTACGGAAAACGATTGACTGATGTTATTTTAGGCACCGCAGGATTTCTGATTTTTACATTTCTCTTTCCCTTTATTGCTCTTGGAATTAAAATAGCATCACCGGGCCCTGTTATTTTTAAACAAAAAAGGATAGGCCTTTTTGGTAAATCATTTACCTGTTATAAATTCCGTACAATGCATCTTATTGAAATGAAATCCAAAAATGGTGAGCCTGTTATAACAGAGAAGGGAGATCAGCGTATATTCAAGTTTGGGCAGTTTCTTCGAAAAATGAATCTTGATGAACTTCCTCAAATACTAAATGTACTTCAGGGGCAAATGAGTCTTGTTGGTCCAAGGCCCTATACTGTAGATGAGTGCAGATATTGGGATGAAATTTTTGACGACCACTATTACCGGTACATCTTAGCGCCCGGCGTTACCGGGCTTGCCCAAGCAAATGGGTTTCGAGGCGGTACACTCGATGAACATAAAATGAGAAAACGTCTTGATTATGATCTCATATATACTGAAAAGTCCAGCCTTTTATTGGACTTTCAAATCATCTGGCTTACTATTTACCGCATGTTTGTCCGCAAGACGAATGGGCATTAG